In the genome of Notamacropus eugenii isolate mMacEug1 chromosome 5, mMacEug1.pri_v2, whole genome shotgun sequence, one region contains:
- the RFXAP gene encoding regulatory factor X-associated protein yields the protein MQPCGGREEAAAGAILRPTPVPAASSTPTPVPGDGGAAGNPTPLYEVAGDAEDEAADDEADLLDTSDPPGGGESTASPEELEDDETHSGGEGGRASAGVAGGGGGGGVSKTCTYEGCRETTSQVAKQRKPWMCKKHRNKMYKDKYKKKKSDQALSLAGAGAAAGGGAGGGSAGSVKLEESTDGSASVGKQRTGSVGDRPARPTLLEQVLNQKRLALLRSPEVVQFLQRQQQLLNQQVLEQRQQQQFPGASV from the exons ATGCAGCCCTGCGGCGGGCGGGAGGAGGCGGCGGCGGGCGCCATCCTGCGGCCGACCCCCGTTCCGGCGGCCTCCTCGACCCCTACCCCGGTCCCGGGGGACGGCGGCGCCGCGGGGAACCCCACGCCCCTGTACGAAGTGGCGGGAGACGCCGAGGACGAGGCCGCCGACGATGAGGCGGACCTGCTGGACACCTCCGACCCGCCGGGGGGCGGCGAGAGCACGGCCAGCCCGGAGGAGCTGGAGGACGACGAGACCCACTCGGGCGGCGAGGGCGGCCGGGCGTCCGCGGGGGTCGCGGGCGGGGGCGGCGGGGGCGGCGTGAGCAAGACGTGCACGTACGAGGGCTGCCGCGAGACCACGAGCCAGGTGGCCAAGCAGCGCAAGCCGTGGATGTGCAAGAAGCACCGCAACAAGATGTACAAGGACAAGTACAAGAAGAAGAAGAGCGACCAGGCCCTGAGCTTGGCGGGCGCCGGGGCCGCCGCGGGCGGAGGCGCGGGGGGCGGCAGCGCGGGCAGCGTCAAGCTCGAG GAAAGCACAGATGGCTCAGCATCTGTTGGAAAACAAAGAACTGGTTCTGTTGGAGATCGTCCTGCAAGACCTACTCTCTTAGAGCAAGTGTTAAATCAAAAACGGCTG gcaCTATTAAGAAGTCCAGAAGTTGTACAGTTTCTGCAGAGACAGCAACAACTACTAAATCAACAAGTTTTGGAGCAAAGACAACAACAGCAGTTTCCTGGAGCGTCAGTGTGA